In Tachysurus vachellii isolate PV-2020 chromosome 12, HZAU_Pvac_v1, whole genome shotgun sequence, the DNA window TGCCAGGCAAGAGGTCCGGGAGTACTCTCGCGTCCAGGACACGCCTCTTCATCAGGTCGTCAATCCCAGCAACACCACAGCACCCAGTAACAGCACAGTGAACGGAGTGAGGACTTGACCGCGTGCGTGTTCACGTGCGCTGCGTCGATCCGAGCCAGCACAGGGCCATATGAAGAACAGCTGCAGTGATCTGATTGGCTCACATCATGAGGTTACAAGTGCTAAGATTTCTTACAGCATTTGAACCGGTGAATGATGTCAAACTAACGACTACTCATAATATGTCAAACCTCTTAATCCAGGACGGATGAATGGATGTAATGTCGTTGATGGTGTGGTGAAAATGAATATCGACGTAATTTAACTCGAGCAACGAGACTATTTTTCAAACAACTACTGAGTTCAGGCTGATGTTGGCAAATTGCCTCACAGTTTTTAGCTTTTCTATAGTTTTGTACTacatccaggaaaaaaaaatacaatcaatCATGTTAGTCTTAATTTCTGATGCATGTGAGTACactcatgcatgtgtgtgtgtggaaagaacAACgttaggaaaaggaaaaaagctttAGTCATCTGAAAACATCTCAGAGTTCAGATCGGGTTTCATTTCAGAGAGGGTCGAGTGTTTTAAGGGAATCcggcacaggtgtgtgtgtgtgtgtgtgtgtgtgtgtgtgtgaatattataGTTTTTACTATCGCCGTTTGTGTTCGGAAATGAAAACGGAGCAAAGCACAGACACAGTAAGGGCTGCTGACTCGGCTGCTCAGTATTTCCTGTTAAATGTTTTgggcagtgttttttttttttcttccccttaACCACTGAATAtgtgaatgtaaaatgtttttcgTTAGTAAATGAATTTATTGATGACGCACAAAAAAATTGACTGTTTTGTGCTCGATATGGACagagagtctttttttttttttcctgtccaaaatactgtataactgGCCTTAGATTGTGACTGATAATCGGAGATCTAAATTTGATTGATGTctgagataaaagaaaaaaaaactgattggACACGatttcaataatttttttttggtgtcagGACACAACAAGATTCTTTAACTTTTAACTTCATTTCACtggcttaaaataaataaataagtaaatacacaaaattaaaTGTTGACTGCTATTTAAATGGTCATTTGATATGACGGAAGTGACTCCATGATTGAAATGTACTTCTTTTATAACGTCTGTTCTATAGTGTTTCTCATCAGTAATACGCAGGTAAATGCAGTGCAATTCATGGGAAATATTTCTTtccactgtttgtttttataagaCATGCCATTTGTGAATAAATACGTTTGAATaacgttttttctttttcttttccttataCACGAGAGCAGAGACACTTTATTGAACTATGTACAAAAACATGCAGGGGTTGGAAAAACAATTGCAGTTAAAACTTATCAGGATGGAGCTCCATCTCCTTTTTTATTCGGTTCTCCACTAACATGGTTAGATTGGAGTCCGTCACAGGAAGGTTGTAGCTCACGAACACCTGCTTCTTGGTCTTCTTCGCTGTGAGTTGAGAAACAtaagaaatgtaaaatgaacaaaaatgatgAAGTCGACGATGCACTTTTCTTCAAAtcttagggggaaaaaaaaatctagcttCGTGTGTTAGAATAAAAAAGtatgacatttaaatgtaaaggaaaaaaaaattctgttatatattttagaatatatttctAGGACCTGTCTAAACAGCTTTGCATTAAATTTGCATATATTTCCATATTTTCATGGAATGTTACCAGGATTAAATGTATTCTAGAATTTTGCAAGAATTATTATTagcttatttaatgatttaatttaaCGGCCACTTTTTTTATCGGATTGAACTTTAATGGGAATGACTCTTGTTTGTGTGGTATTTTATACATCAGATCATaagaaattattaatattttagaaaacaatatttaaaaaaaaaaaaagtcctcaatgtctaatcttttttttttttttaaataatacaatattatgtagagaagagaaatgttttaaagtagtttcttaaaatatatataatataatatataattatatatatatttttttttcttctatctaACCTGCTGACCTACAAGAACAAGAGCTAGTGTAAtagcagtgtagtgtataaaccGACCAGCTGCTTCAGGTAATGTttacatcagaatggggaaaaatctCCATGATCTTTACCACAGTATGTTGGCCAGatgtgctggtttgagtattaTTATACCtgatgatctcctgggattGTCACACACTGCAGTTTCTATAGTTTACTCCAAATGGGTTaacaacatcaaaaaaaaaaaaaaaaacacctagtTGTGACATCTGCAGTTAGAAACACCATGAGGTAAGTGGAGAATGGTCAGATAGGTTGGAGCTGAACCGCAGAAGACCATGTCATCCAAGAACATTCACAGTCTTATCATTCATCAGCCTGGACTGGATTTCTGCTGAGGCTCATGGATAAGAATTTGGTGCAACTGCATGTTAATAGTCCAGACTGGTGGAGGTAGTGTaatggtgtgtaaatgttttcctGGCACACTGGGCTTCTCTTCATGCCTACAATTTACCGTCTTCTAAAGCGTGATGATGCACCATGAACATGTTCTTCAGAGTTCTTTCCAGTCAGTCCAATAGAGGATATTTGAGATGTGGTAGAACGGGAGAGTCGAACATGAACAAGATCCAATCATGTCAAAAAGgagcaaaattttaaaaaaaaaaagctccacaCATCTCGTGGGATCGATACGATCAAGAATTGGGGTTGTTTTAAGAGCAAGTATCAGTATAGTCTTCGtaataaagtgttcagtgagtgtacagtgtgtaatataatgtaacaGTGTGTTCATCTCTTACTCAGTCTCTGAGCTAAGGACGTTGGGGTGGTGTCTGATGAATCTCCCAACAGCAGCGTAGACAAAGGCATAGAGTCCTGGAATTGAtcacaaaaacaacagtcaactagatttgtaaagttcgtcatgacaaactttgatgttgactttgtgctgagtgttttgatacatcACGTCCattttgtggtatttttttttaaatttttgggGCGGTGCTGcacgtgacatcatctgaatacccttgaggaagttcccctcattgttccgagtgttttgaaatgtcacatgtcaatgttgtgaaaagttttttgattttgcatattttgggggcggagcTGCAGGACAACCGAAAgaccagtcggtacaccaatttaaaactttgttcagagtatcaaaCTAAAGGCGCTGGCAATTACTTACCGGATCTCGgctcgcttagaaaagtaacagcaacaaacatcAGACTAGGATCTACGACATagc includes these proteins:
- the psmg4 gene encoding proteasome assembly chaperone 4 — encoded protein: MENSECSRLESTETVSVHDFCEKLLEHVVHFHVMKLTEGFWLWVGTSPVLSNLAVSMSSRFDSMPLSTLLLGDSSDTTPTSLAQRLTKKTKKQVFVSYNLPVTDSNLTMLVENRIKKEMELHPDKF